The sequence CTTAATGGATAACCATATTCACTTAGTATTAGTGCCTGCTACGGATACCGGGTTACAAGACGTGTTAAAACCTTTGCATATGCGCTACGCACAACGCGTGAATAAACTTAAAAATTGGAAAGGACATGTCTGGCAAGGGCGTTATTTTTCTTCACCATTGGATGATGACTACACATGGGCGGCTATACGTTATGTTGAACGTAATCCCGTCCGCGCCAAACTATCACGTAAAGCAGAAAAATATCGTTGGTCGAGCGCAGCAGGCCATTGCAGATTAGTGGATGATCCTGTGATCACGCGCCAAGTGGGTTGGCAAAAACAGTTTAATGGAATAGGTGATTGGTCGGCATGGTTGGCGGAAGGCGACAATACAGAAGAAATGACACAATTAAGACATCACGTGGACAAAGGATTGCCTTGTGGTTCTGAAACCTTTATTCGTAAACTGGAAAGACTGGCAGGACGTGCGTTAAGTTTTAAGCCACAAGGACGACCTAAGCGAGTATCTGATAATGAATAACATGCGAAATAAAAGGGTAGCGTCCCCTTATTTTCATTAGACGTGTTAAAACCTTTGCATATGCGCTACGCACAACGCGTGAATAAACTTAAAAATTGGAAAGGACATGTCTGGCAAGGGCGTTATTTTTCTTCACCATTGGATGATGACTACACATGGGCGGCTATACGTTATGTTGAACGTAATCCCGTCCGCGCCAAACTATCACGTAAAGCAGAAAAATATCGTTGGTCGAGCGCAGCAGGCCATTGCAGATTAGTGGATGATCCTGTGATCACGCGCCAAGTGGGTTGGCAAAAACAGTTTAATGGAATAGGTGATTGGTCGGCATGGTTGGCGGAAGGCGACAATACAGAAGAAATGACACAATTAAGACATCACGTGGACAAAGGATTGCCTTGTGGTTCTGAAACCTTTATTCGTAAACTGGAAAGACTGGCAGGACGTGCGTTAAGTTTTAAGCCACAAGGACGACCTAAGCGAGTATCTGATAATGAATAACATGCGAAATAAAAGGGTAGC is a genomic window of Gammaproteobacteria bacterium containing:
- a CDS encoding transposase encodes the protein MNKLKNWKGHVWQGRYFSSPLDDDYTWAAIRYVERNPVRAKLSRKAEKYRWSSAAGHCRLVDDPVITRQVGWQKQFNGIGDWSAWLAEGDNTEEMTQLRHHVDKGLPCGSETFIRKLERLAGRALSFKPQGRPKRVSDNE
- a CDS encoding transposase → MPRQARAVFPKVPHHITQRGNRREDVFFSDDDRQYYLDCLKDYCEQHDVEVLAYCLMDNHIHLVLVPATDTGLQDVLKPLHMRYAQRVNKLKNWKGHVWQGRYFSSPLDDDYTWAAIRYVERNPVRAKLSRKAEKYRWSSAAGHCRLVDDPVITRQVGWQKQFNGIGDWSAWLAEGDNTEEMTQLRHHVDKGLPCGSETFIRKLERLAGRALSFKPQGRPKRVSDNE